From a single Bacillus pumilus genomic region:
- a CDS encoding DEAD/DEAH box helicase family protein, with protein MKIQFDELTYQSDAIGAVLSVFEGQQIRKSEFTIMDQDIQGKLFGEKGVANKIDVSESKLLQNVQQIQIKQGIPIAQSIPSPFPQFNIEMETGTGKTFVYLKSILEMNRKFGFTKFIIVVPSVAIKEGVMKTIQMTKEYFKTQMQGIVYREFMYDSSKLENIQAFASNENVEIMVINIQAFNSEDNIFNRNDRDSLYGISPKDYIAETNPIVLIDEPQSVDSTANAKAAIAALNPSLVFRFSATHKEEGYPLLYKLGPVEAYQNKLVKQIEVAGVKRTIDGNVAHLRLIGIKATKTAVTASVEVLVKTKAGIVKKIISLKKNDDLVKKTKLTAYEEIGYVRDISAEKDNEYIEFSGEPSVIYLSQAHYADLEVKRGQIRKTIEEHLNKELKLNALGIKVLSLFFIDNVANYRKYDEEGKPYLGEYGQIFEEEYNDVLKSPKYKKLRDYHIPVEEVHNGYFSIDKKGKFKNGGEKDESAFQIIMKDKEDLLTMYDEEKRKTKTAHKLRFIFSHSALKEGWDNPNVFQICTLIDSKDELTKRQKIGRGLRIAVNQDGERVHGFEVNTLTVMANESYEEFATGLQHEYEKEGIEFGIFKNDTFSSLVLEEDELTGYRKPLGHEYSKKLVEYLTEQKYIDSKGKGTVTLAKAIKDQVFELPEEYTVLAPNMTEKVIAAIEQKFNTEKIEIKDHAKKETVRLNKEALSGPFLELWERIKYKTTYSIQFDSEQFISDAAKKLKDELLVRIQKLEYERMQLKIEESGIEEKTTTKTSFSTVQRESTKSPDILTELQQDTKLTRKTLVAVLKKSDTLHDFKVNPQMYMLEAARIINAAKRLAMVDGVKYEKLETEEVYDQSLFKQEEIDSYEDSIVKVSDNRSTYDHVIVDSKIERDFAEACEKDPNVKFYIKLPADFKIKTPLGNYNPDWALSVEEDCKEKLYFIVETKGSTAAEDLRKTELEKIRCGEKHFDVINTGITFKRAVELDQVY; from the coding sequence ATGAAAATTCAATTTGATGAATTAACATATCAATCAGATGCGATAGGCGCCGTATTAAGTGTATTTGAAGGTCAACAAATTCGTAAATCAGAATTTACGATTATGGATCAAGATATACAGGGAAAACTATTTGGTGAAAAAGGTGTTGCCAATAAAATTGATGTATCAGAAAGTAAACTGCTACAAAATGTTCAACAGATTCAAATTAAGCAAGGTATTCCAATTGCTCAATCTATTCCATCACCTTTCCCCCAGTTCAATATCGAAATGGAAACAGGAACAGGGAAAACCTTTGTTTATTTAAAATCGATTTTAGAAATGAATCGTAAATTTGGATTTACTAAATTTATTATTGTCGTTCCTTCTGTAGCGATTAAAGAAGGGGTTATGAAAACAATACAAATGACGAAAGAATATTTTAAAACGCAAATGCAAGGAATTGTTTATCGTGAATTTATGTACGATAGCTCTAAATTAGAAAATATACAAGCATTTGCTTCAAATGAAAATGTGGAAATTATGGTTATTAATATTCAAGCGTTCAATAGTGAAGATAATATTTTCAACCGCAACGACCGTGATAGCTTATATGGTATTTCACCTAAAGATTATATTGCTGAAACGAATCCAATTGTCTTGATTGACGAGCCACAAAGTGTAGATAGTACAGCTAATGCAAAGGCTGCAATTGCTGCTTTAAATCCGTCGCTTGTATTCCGCTTCTCTGCAACGCATAAAGAAGAAGGTTATCCCTTACTTTATAAATTGGGACCTGTTGAAGCGTATCAAAATAAGCTAGTAAAACAAATTGAAGTAGCGGGAGTTAAACGCACAATTGATGGTAATGTGGCTCACTTACGATTAATAGGTATTAAAGCGACGAAGACTGCTGTTACAGCATCCGTAGAGGTTTTAGTGAAAACGAAAGCAGGCATTGTGAAAAAGATTATTTCTTTAAAGAAAAACGATGACTTAGTGAAAAAGACAAAGCTAACGGCTTATGAAGAGATTGGTTATGTTCGTGATATATCGGCTGAAAAAGACAATGAGTACATTGAGTTTTCAGGCGAGCCATCTGTCATTTATTTAAGTCAAGCACATTACGCAGACTTAGAGGTGAAGCGTGGTCAAATTCGTAAAACAATTGAGGAACATTTAAATAAAGAGTTAAAGCTAAATGCTTTAGGAATTAAAGTGTTAAGTCTATTCTTTATCGATAACGTAGCAAACTATCGAAAATATGATGAGGAAGGTAAGCCTTATTTAGGGGAATATGGTCAAATTTTTGAAGAAGAGTATAATGACGTCTTAAAATCCCCTAAATATAAAAAGCTTCGCGATTATCATATTCCTGTGGAAGAAGTGCATAATGGATACTTCTCAATCGATAAAAAAGGCAAATTCAAAAACGGTGGAGAAAAGGATGAAAGTGCCTTCCAAATCATTATGAAAGACAAAGAAGATTTACTGACAATGTATGATGAAGAAAAAAGGAAGACAAAAACAGCTCATAAACTGCGTTTTATTTTCTCGCATTCAGCGTTGAAAGAAGGGTGGGACAACCCAAATGTTTTCCAAATTTGTACGCTGATTGATTCGAAAGATGAATTGACGAAGCGACAAAAAATTGGTCGGGGTCTTCGCATAGCTGTTAACCAAGATGGTGAGCGTGTACATGGATTCGAAGTCAATACGTTAACCGTGATGGCAAATGAAAGCTACGAAGAGTTTGCTACTGGCTTACAGCATGAGTATGAAAAAGAAGGTATAGAGTTCGGTATTTTTAAGAATGATACATTTAGCTCGCTTGTGCTGGAGGAAGATGAACTGACAGGTTATCGAAAACCTTTAGGTCATGAGTATTCAAAAAAGCTAGTTGAATACTTAACGGAGCAAAAATACATAGATTCAAAAGGGAAAGGTACAGTTACCTTAGCGAAAGCAATTAAAGATCAAGTATTTGAACTACCTGAAGAATATACGGTACTTGCGCCTAATATGACTGAGAAAGTTATCGCTGCAATTGAACAGAAGTTTAATACAGAGAAAATTGAAATTAAAGATCATGCGAAAAAAGAAACGGTTCGTTTAAATAAAGAAGCGCTATCAGGGCCATTCCTTGAGCTGTGGGAGCGCATTAAATATAAAACGACGTATTCGATTCAATTTGATAGTGAACAGTTCATTAGCGATGCGGCAAAAAAATTAAAGGATGAATTGTTAGTACGTATTCAAAAATTAGAATACGAACGAATGCAATTGAAAATCGAAGAAAGTGGTATCGAAGAAAAAACAACAACAAAAACAAGTTTCAGTACTGTTCAACGAGAATCCACAAAATCTCCTGATATTTTAACGGAGTTACAGCAAGATACGAAACTAACTCGTAAAACATTAGTTGCGGTTTTAAAGAAGAGTGATACGCTACATGATTTTAAAGTGAATCCACAAATGTATATGCTAGAGGCCGCGCGCATTATTAATGCAGCTAAACGCTTAGCAATGGTGGATGGCGTTAAATATGAGAAACTGGAAACAGAAGAAGTATACGATCAAAGCTTATTCAAACAAGAAGAAATTGATTCGTATGAAGATAGCATTGTGAAAGTTTCAGATAATCGTTCTACTTATGACCATGTAATTGTAGATTCTAAAATTGAAAGAGATTTTGCCGAAGCATGTGAAAAAGATCCAAATGTAAAGTTTTATATTAAATTGCCTGCAGACTTTAAAATTAAAACGCCACTTGGAAATTATAACCCTGACTGGGCATTATCTGTTGAAGAAGATTGCAAAGAGAAATTGTACTTTATTGTTGAGACAAAAGGAAGTACAGCCGCAGAAGATTTACGCAAAACAGAATTAGAAAAAATCCGTTGTGGAGAAAAGCACTTTGATGTGATCAATACAGGTATTACATTTAAGCGAGCAGTTGAACTAGATCAAGTTTATTAA
- a CDS encoding site-specific DNA-methyltransferase, with the protein MVNKMNGESLDITAQNIARLKELFPEILTDGEKIDFDMLKTVLGEVVETEQERYQFTWHGKKKMIEGTQKPSKGTLRPVPEKSKNFDTTENLYIEGDNLEVLKLLQKSYNGKIKMIYIDPPYNTGKDFVYKDNFKDGVQNYLEQTGQVDDDGNILSTNTESNGRFHTDWLNMMYARLKLARNLLADDGAIFISLDDNELENLKKICNEIFGESNFISNIIWEKRYTRNNDARMFSNLTEYILMYRKSDKLNYLREPRTAKNDLIYKNIDNDPRGPWTSVSFVSQRTKTERPNLSYKVFNPIKKIEVEHPVNAWKYSKEQYETLAADNRLYWGKDGENQFPRLKRFLSELSEGIVPINFWNYKDTGTVDDGTKMVANLLGKNVFDYPKPISLIMRMMNLAMKKDDIILDFFSGSATTAHAVMKLNAEDGGKRKFILVQIPERLKKQSEGAKQGYETICDIGEERIRRAGEKIKEELREKQQKEGMLDEKVVDPEALDVGFKVLKLGTSNIREWNVDFENLKDELDLYETPFVDERSELDIVYEIMLKQGLELTYPIETFEVNGKKVYDIAFGSLFICLSKEITPDIAKAMIARCDEHGTDTSSVIFSDAGFNNDSDKLNCLEILKDAGYPEDNLLTI; encoded by the coding sequence ATGGTTAATAAAATGAATGGTGAATCCTTAGATATAACGGCACAGAATATTGCACGTTTAAAAGAGCTATTCCCAGAAATCTTAACTGATGGTGAAAAAATTGATTTTGATATGCTGAAAACGGTATTAGGCGAAGTTGTAGAAACAGAGCAGGAACGTTATCAGTTCACATGGCATGGCAAGAAAAAGATGATTGAAGGCACACAAAAGCCTTCAAAAGGAACACTACGACCAGTACCTGAAAAAAGTAAAAACTTTGATACAACAGAAAACTTATACATTGAAGGCGATAACTTAGAAGTGTTGAAGCTGCTGCAAAAATCGTATAACGGGAAAATTAAAATGATTTATATTGATCCGCCTTATAATACAGGGAAGGATTTTGTATATAAAGATAATTTTAAAGATGGTGTGCAGAATTACTTAGAACAAACTGGGCAAGTTGATGATGATGGGAATATCTTATCAACAAATACCGAAAGTAACGGAAGATTCCATACGGATTGGTTGAATATGATGTATGCACGATTGAAGTTGGCGAGGAATTTGTTGGCTGATGATGGTGCTATTTTTATTAGTTTAGATGATAATGAATTAGAAAATTTAAAGAAAATTTGTAATGAAATTTTTGGTGAATCAAATTTCATTTCAAATATTATCTGGGAAAAGCGATATACACGAAACAATGATGCAAGGATGTTTTCAAATTTAACAGAGTATATTTTGATGTATAGAAAATCCGACAAATTAAATTATTTAAGAGAGCCTAGAACAGCAAAAAATGATTTAATTTATAAAAATATCGATAATGATCCTAGGGGACCCTGGACGAGTGTCTCTTTCGTAAGTCAAAGAACTAAAACAGAGCGTCCAAATCTAAGCTATAAAGTTTTTAATCCTATTAAAAAAATAGAAGTGGAACATCCAGTGAATGCTTGGAAATATAGTAAAGAACAATATGAGACATTAGCAGCTGATAATAGACTTTATTGGGGGAAGGATGGAGAAAATCAATTCCCAAGGTTGAAACGCTTCCTAAGTGAATTAAGTGAAGGGATTGTTCCTATTAACTTTTGGAATTATAAAGATACAGGGACTGTTGACGATGGTACAAAGATGGTAGCTAATTTATTAGGGAAAAATGTTTTTGACTATCCGAAACCGATTTCACTAATCATGAGAATGATGAATCTTGCGATGAAAAAAGATGATATAATTTTAGATTTCTTTTCGGGGTCTGCAACAACCGCACATGCTGTGATGAAATTAAATGCAGAAGATGGTGGAAAAAGGAAATTTATTCTGGTTCAAATTCCCGAAAGGTTAAAGAAGCAATCGGAAGGAGCGAAACAAGGATACGAAACGATTTGTGATATCGGTGAAGAACGTATTCGTCGAGCTGGAGAGAAAATTAAAGAGGAGTTAAGAGAAAAACAGCAAAAAGAAGGGATGCTGGACGAAAAAGTTGTAGATCCAGAAGCCTTAGATGTCGGTTTTAAAGTATTAAAACTCGGTACATCGAACATACGTGAATGGAACGTCGACTTTGAAAATTTAAAAGACGAGCTAGATTTATACGAAACACCATTTGTCGATGAGCGTTCTGAACTAGATATTGTGTATGAAATTATGTTAAAGCAAGGTTTAGAATTAACATATCCGATTGAAACGTTTGAAGTAAACGGGAAAAAAGTTTACGACATTGCTTTTGGAAGTTTATTTATTTGCTTATCAAAAGAGATTACGCCAGACATTGCAAAAGCCATGATTGCACGCTGTGATGAACATGGAACAGATACAAGCAGCGTCATTTTCAGCGATGCAGGTTTCAACAATGATTCAGATAAATTGAACTGTCTTGAAATTCTAAAAGATGCAGGTTATCCAGAAGATAACTTGTTAACGATTTAG
- a CDS encoding DUF4391 domain-containing protein produces the protein MNEAELLKAIGFPKATQIMKTLPYNQMENKLTSAQKKIISEHVVSRGIRILATIQASNTNIDTFESETERYDSIVFLAINVKDLKKAVQIYKVFMSIMPNPLVIIFFDGSNTKWLFSTHIKKKDGYLVSDTIYEIKEVVTLQQVEQQLKFENLSKTNLKMFYESWLERLLQLELQSRYKIYTPISLKNNLLEKLVVMDAQIDDYVRRAKKETQLNMRVELQQAANKVKIAKQALIEKEQDNG, from the coding sequence ATGAATGAAGCGGAGTTATTAAAGGCAATTGGATTTCCGAAAGCAACTCAAATTATGAAAACATTGCCGTACAATCAAATGGAAAACAAGCTAACATCAGCTCAGAAAAAAATCATTTCTGAGCATGTTGTATCAAGAGGGATTCGTATTTTAGCGACGATCCAAGCGAGCAATACAAATATCGATACATTTGAAAGTGAAACAGAGCGTTATGATTCAATCGTTTTTTTAGCTATAAACGTAAAGGATTTAAAAAAGGCAGTGCAAATTTATAAGGTGTTTATGAGTATTATGCCGAATCCTTTAGTAATTATATTCTTTGATGGTTCAAATACGAAATGGTTATTCTCCACACACATTAAGAAAAAAGATGGATACTTAGTAAGTGATACTATTTATGAAATAAAGGAAGTCGTAACACTGCAACAGGTTGAACAACAATTGAAATTTGAAAACCTTAGTAAAACAAATTTAAAAATGTTTTATGAATCATGGCTTGAGCGTTTACTACAATTAGAATTACAATCTCGATATAAGATTTATACACCAATTTCTTTAAAAAATAATTTGCTGGAGAAACTGGTCGTGATGGACGCACAAATTGACGATTATGTAAGGCGGGCTAAAAAAGAAACACAATTGAACATGCGGGTTGAATTACAACAAGCAGCAAATAAAGTAAAGATTGCGAAACAAGCATTAATAGAAAAGGAGCAAGACAATGGTTAA